The proteins below are encoded in one region of Spartinivicinus poritis:
- a CDS encoding GNAT family N-acetyltransferase: protein MLGDKIIGTIGLHHYTWGPQENVWGGWLSIDPDYQRNGYSSVASKLLVDEARKLGYKRFFIEIYSGPEFEPAVAFYKKMGIPQSGKLQSVVVRPFEDRSYFLILFNML from the coding sequence ATGTTGGGTGATAAAATTATAGGAACCATCGGTTTACATCATTATACATGGGGGCCTCAGGAAAATGTATGGGGAGGTTGGCTATCTATTGATCCTGACTACCAAAGAAATGGCTATTCCTCTGTTGCTTCTAAGCTGTTAGTAGATGAAGCTAGAAAGTTAGGGTATAAGCGTTTTTTTATAGAAATTTATAGTGGCCCTGAGTTTGAGCCAGCCGTTGCATTTTATAAAAAAATGGGTATACCTCAAAGTGGAAAGCTTCAGTCAGTTGTGGTTAGGCCATTTGAAGACCGAAGCTATTTTTTGATTTTATTTAATATGCTTTAA